The proteins below are encoded in one region of Bacillus alveayuensis:
- a CDS encoding aryl-alcohol dehydrogenase-like predicted oxidoreductase (product_source=COG0667; cath_funfam=3.20.20.100; cog=COG0667; pfam=PF00248; smart=SM00860; superfamily=51430), with amino-acid sequence MKKRCLGTSDLYVSEIGLGCMSLGKEEPKARSILDEAIDLGINFLDTADLYDYGLNEEFVGKAIKHRRQNIILATKVGNRWEKGKEGWYWDPSKKYIKEAVKNSLKRLQTDYIDLYQLHGGTIDDPIEETIEAFEELKKEGVIRYYGISSIRPNVIKEYLNKSNIVSIMMQYSLLDRRPEEWFDLIEQHNVSVIARGPLAKGLLTERPLELANDQIKNDGYLSYTYAELKNVRQQLEKAFPNFTKTEIALKYVLSQSIVGAAIPGASNIDQLRENVQAAQAKAFTHDEIHKLKTITKANVYTNHRDA; translated from the coding sequence TTGAAAAAACGCTGTTTAGGAACATCTGATTTATATGTTAGTGAAATTGGATTAGGGTGTATGTCACTCGGAAAGGAGGAACCAAAAGCACGGTCAATCCTCGATGAAGCGATTGATTTAGGAATTAACTTTCTCGATACAGCCGATTTATACGATTACGGTCTGAATGAAGAATTCGTTGGTAAAGCTATTAAGCATCGGCGCCAAAATATTATTTTAGCAACAAAAGTCGGCAACCGCTGGGAAAAAGGAAAAGAGGGTTGGTATTGGGATCCTTCCAAAAAATATATAAAAGAAGCGGTTAAGAATAGCCTCAAGCGGCTTCAAACCGATTATATTGATTTATATCAATTGCATGGCGGGACAATTGATGATCCTATTGAAGAAACTATTGAAGCGTTTGAAGAATTAAAGAAGGAAGGCGTTATTCGCTATTACGGAATTTCCTCGATTCGTCCAAATGTAATCAAAGAATATTTAAACAAATCGAACATCGTTTCAATTATGATGCAGTACAGCCTTCTTGATCGCCGACCTGAGGAATGGTTTGACTTAATTGAACAGCATAACGTTAGCGTAATTGCACGTGGTCCTTTAGCAAAAGGTCTTTTAACAGAAAGACCGCTCGAGCTTGCCAATGACCAAATAAAAAATGACGGGTATTTGTCCTACACCTATGCTGAACTTAAAAATGTTAGACAACAATTAGAAAAGGCTTTTCCAAACTTTACGAAAACGGAGATCGCTTTGAAGTACGTTCTTTCTCAATCTATCGTCGGTGCTGCCATTCCTGGAGCAAGCAATATTGACCAGTTACGTGAAAATGTCCAAGCAGCCCAAGCGAAAGCATTTACTCATGATGAGATTCACAAACTGAAAACCATCACGAAAGCGAATGTTTATACAAACCACCGTGATGCCTAA
- a CDS encoding hypothetical protein (product_source=Hypo-rule applied) encodes MKIYRHERGLLFIGKPQDIVTLLKRMSHVHLTVYDLLAKDSNDVPICIYSKNILPSKMNDGF; translated from the coding sequence TTGAAGATCTATCGACATGAACGAGGTCTCTTATTCATTGGAAAACCACAAGACATTGTTACATTATTAAAAAGGATGAGCCATGTTCACTTAACAGTCTATGACTTGTTAGCGAAAGATTCGAATGATGTTCCTATTTGCATTTATTCAAAGAATATACTACCTTCAAAAATGAATGATGGATTTTAA
- a CDS encoding ADP-ribose pyrophosphatase (product_source=KO:K01515; cath_funfam=3.90.79.10; cog=COG0494; ko=KO:K01515; pfam=PF00293; superfamily=55811; tigrfam=TIGR00052) gives MDHLQEKTLSRKHIYSGKIIDLYVEDVELPNGKTSKREIIKHPGAVAVIAVNDEGKIIMVRQYRKALERALVEIPAGKLEKGEKPLNTAKRELEEETGYTCQNLTHIISFYTSPGFADELVHLYMAEGLEKMNEESCLDEDEFVEVLEVTLEQANKMIEQKEIFDAKTAYAVQYLTLKMAE, from the coding sequence TTGGATCATTTGCAAGAAAAAACATTATCCCGCAAACATATTTATTCTGGAAAAATTATTGATTTATATGTGGAGGATGTTGAACTCCCAAATGGGAAAACGTCAAAGCGAGAAATTATTAAGCATCCCGGTGCTGTTGCTGTCATTGCTGTTAACGATGAAGGAAAAATCATTATGGTTCGTCAATATCGAAAAGCGCTTGAACGAGCGTTAGTCGAAATCCCGGCTGGAAAGCTGGAAAAAGGAGAAAAACCGCTCAATACCGCAAAGCGTGAATTAGAAGAGGAAACAGGTTATACGTGCCAAAACTTAACACATATTATTTCTTTTTATACATCGCCAGGATTTGCTGACGAATTAGTTCATTTATATATGGCAGAAGGATTAGAAAAAATGAATGAAGAGTCTTGTTTGGATGAGGACGAGTTTGTGGAAGTTTTAGAAGTGACCTTAGAGCAAGCAAATAAGATGATTGAGCAGAAGGAAATATTTGATGCCAAAACAGCTTATGCTGTCCAATATTTAACATTAAAGATGGCAGAGTGA
- a CDS encoding uncharacterized protein (TIGR00375 family) (product_source=TIGR00375; cath_funfam=1.10.150.20,2.20.20.30; cog=COG1379; pfam=PF13263; superfamily=47781,57802,89550; tigrfam=TIGR00375), which produces MKSYFADLHIHIGRTNSGKPVKITGAKNLTIENIFHEASTNKGMDIIGVIDCHVPEVHHKLEKDLLTGKYREHPDGGIRYKKTTLFLGSELEIFDEDCQGPIHVLAFMSHLEKMRKFSEWLRPFVKNIHLSSQRIYVRARALQEKIKELNGLFIPAHIFTPHKSLYGKGVNKSLTEVFNPKLIDALELGLSSDTEMASQLKELENYPFLTNSDAHSLSKIGREYQRLYLKEPTFNEFQLALMKKNGRHIIANFGLNPKLGKYYETYCESCGKQVGFTTKDGCCPICGTKKVIKGVKDRLLELADRNHPIQNRPPYVHQIPLEMIPGIGKQTLAKLKKHFGTEMNILHNVPFETLCKVVPEKIAYFIMASREGKLQVKAGGGGVYGRVTDN; this is translated from the coding sequence ATGAAATCATATTTTGCTGATTTACATATTCATATCGGTCGTACCAATTCGGGAAAACCAGTCAAAATAACAGGGGCGAAAAACTTAACAATTGAAAACATTTTTCATGAAGCATCAACAAATAAAGGAATGGATATCATCGGTGTCATTGATTGTCATGTACCTGAAGTTCACCACAAACTTGAAAAAGATCTTTTAACCGGAAAGTATCGAGAGCATCCTGACGGAGGAATACGATACAAAAAAACAACTTTATTTTTAGGAAGTGAATTAGAAATATTTGATGAAGATTGTCAAGGTCCCATCCATGTTCTCGCTTTTATGTCTCATTTGGAAAAGATGAGGAAATTTTCTGAGTGGCTTCGTCCATTTGTAAAGAATATTCACTTAAGCTCACAGCGCATTTACGTTCGCGCTAGAGCATTACAAGAAAAAATAAAGGAATTGAATGGGCTTTTTATACCTGCCCATATTTTTACTCCACATAAAAGCTTGTACGGAAAAGGAGTTAATAAAAGCTTAACGGAAGTGTTTAACCCTAAGCTTATTGATGCACTTGAGCTCGGGTTAAGTTCAGATACCGAAATGGCCTCACAGCTAAAAGAGTTAGAGAACTATCCATTTTTAACGAACTCAGATGCACATTCTTTATCCAAAATTGGACGAGAGTATCAACGGCTTTATTTAAAAGAGCCGACATTTAATGAATTTCAGCTTGCTTTAATGAAAAAAAATGGACGTCACATTATAGCCAATTTTGGATTAAATCCGAAGCTTGGCAAGTATTATGAAACGTATTGTGAAAGTTGCGGGAAGCAGGTAGGTTTCACCACAAAAGATGGATGCTGTCCTATATGTGGAACGAAAAAGGTCATAAAAGGAGTAAAAGACCGATTGCTTGAACTAGCTGACAGGAATCATCCGATTCAAAACAGGCCCCCGTATGTTCATCAAATACCGTTAGAAATGATTCCAGGAATCGGAAAGCAAACGCTAGCGAAATTGAAGAAACATTTCGGAACGGAAATGAATATTTTACATAACGTACCTTTTGAAACGTTATGCAAAGTGGTACCTGAAAAAATCGCTTATTTTATCATGGCTTCACGAGAAGGAAAATTACAAGTAAAAGCAGGGGGTGGCGGGGTTTATGGTAGAGTTACGGACAACTAA
- a CDS encoding stage II sporulation protein M (product_source=KO:K06384; cog=COG1300; ko=KO:K06384; pfam=PF01944; tigrfam=TIGR02831; transmembrane_helix_parts=Inside_1_19,TMhelix_20_42,Outside_43_83,TMhelix_84_106,Inside_107_112,TMhelix_113_135,Outside_136_138,TMhelix_139_161,Inside_162_173,TMhelix_174_196,Outside_197_214), with translation MRKQGYKIWIIQHIKDHSSTYLFVMVLFIMGVIFGAIIVNSMNITQKENLYDYLSLFFGQVSEGNIARSADMFQQSFLDNMKYLGLMWVLGISIIGLPIIFIMLFLKGMVVGFTVGFLVNQMGWSGFLLSFTSVLPQNLLLIPAFILTSATATLFSLKLSRNLFMKSMQYSPMILFSRYILVFVCIVCITGIAAVLEGYASPIFIKNVIKIISL, from the coding sequence ATGCGAAAACAAGGGTATAAAATATGGATCATCCAGCATATAAAAGATCATTCTTCGACCTATTTGTTCGTCATGGTGTTATTTATTATGGGTGTTATTTTTGGCGCCATTATTGTCAATAGTATGAATATTACGCAAAAAGAAAATTTATATGATTATTTGAGCTTATTTTTTGGACAAGTGTCGGAAGGCAATATCGCTCGTTCTGCAGATATGTTTCAACAAAGCTTTTTGGACAATATGAAATATTTAGGGCTCATGTGGGTGTTAGGGATTTCAATTATCGGACTGCCCATTATATTCATTATGCTTTTTTTAAAAGGGATGGTCGTCGGCTTTACCGTTGGCTTTTTAGTGAATCAAATGGGATGGAGCGGATTTTTATTATCTTTTACCTCAGTGCTTCCACAAAATTTATTGCTGATCCCTGCTTTTATTCTTACAAGTGCAACCGCCACCCTATTTTCATTAAAGCTAAGCCGGAATTTGTTTATGAAAAGTATGCAGTACTCACCAATGATATTATTTTCTAGGTATATACTAGTTTTCGTTTGTATCGTATGTATAACAGGGATTGCAGCTGTTTTGGAAGGATATGCATCACCTATATTCATAAAAAATGTAATTAAAATAATTTCTTTATAA
- a CDS encoding Fur family ferric uptake transcriptional regulator (product_source=KO:K03711; cath_funfam=1.10.10.10; cog=COG0735; ko=KO:K03711; pfam=PF01475; superfamily=46785) → MESRVERIKKQLHSASYKLTPQREATVRVLLEHEEDHLSAEDVYLLVKEKSPEIGLATVYRTLELLTELKIVDKINFGDGVSRYDLRKEGAAHFHHHLVCIECGSVDEIQEDLLEDVEKMVERDWNFKIKDHRLTFHGICHRCQQKEQTKEN, encoded by the coding sequence ATGGAAAGTCGCGTTGAGCGAATCAAGAAACAGTTGCATTCTGCAAGCTATAAGTTAACACCGCAGCGCGAAGCGACTGTTCGCGTGTTGCTCGAACATGAAGAGGATCATTTAAGTGCAGAAGATGTTTACCTCCTCGTGAAGGAAAAGTCACCTGAAATCGGGTTAGCAACTGTTTATCGGACGTTAGAATTACTAACGGAATTAAAAATTGTTGATAAAATAAATTTTGGTGATGGTGTTTCCCGTTATGATTTAAGAAAAGAAGGTGCAGCACACTTTCATCACCATCTAGTATGTATTGAATGCGGATCTGTTGATGAAATTCAAGAAGATTTACTAGAAGATGTTGAAAAAATGGTAGAGAGAGATTGGAACTTTAAAATTAAAGATCATCGTCTAACATTTCACGGAATTTGCCACCGTTGTCAACAAAAAGAGCAAACGAAAGAAAATTAA
- a CDS encoding hypothetical protein (product_source=Hypo-rule applied; pfam=PF14004; transmembrane_helix_parts=Inside_1_11,TMhelix_12_34,Outside_35_75), translated as MKKRMNILLDMLKVFVLFTGFTILFYYAIIWINLEYEEYHRYDEPQGAALKVTKMVEENNQSLFQRLIFFYLHGE; from the coding sequence ATGAAAAAGCGAATGAACATCCTGTTGGATATGTTGAAGGTATTTGTATTATTCACAGGATTTACGATTTTATTCTACTATGCTATTATATGGATTAACCTAGAGTACGAAGAATATCATCGTTACGATGAGCCGCAAGGGGCGGCCTTAAAAGTAACAAAAATGGTAGAAGAGAACAATCAAAGCTTGTTTCAACGGCTTATTTTCTTCTATTTACATGGGGAGTAG
- a CDS encoding integrase/recombinase XerD (product_source=KO:K04763; cath_funfam=1.10.150.130,1.10.443.10; cog=COG4974; ko=KO:K04763; pfam=PF00589,PF02899; superfamily=47823,56349; tigrfam=TIGR02225), whose translation MEDQIQDFIHYLMVERGLSNNTIVSYQRDLKSYAAYLKEKANIVQVNDIGRVHILQFLKHLKDGGKSSKTIARHIASIRSFHQFLLREKVANEDPSVHIETPQVERKLPNVLSLSEVEKLLETPKRTSPIGFRDKAMLEVLYATGIRVSELIQLNVSDVHLLMGFIRCYGKGKKERIVPIGDKAAMALQEYIDKGRSKLIKEKHRTEALFLNHHGKRMTRQGFWKNLKKIAREAGIQKELTPHTLRHSFATHLLENGADLRAVQEMLGHADISTTQIYTHVTKTRLKDVYKQFHPRA comes from the coding sequence ATGGAAGATCAAATTCAAGATTTTATCCATTATTTAATGGTTGAACGAGGACTTTCCAACAATACGATTGTTTCGTATCAACGAGATTTAAAAAGTTATGCTGCTTATTTAAAAGAGAAAGCAAATATTGTTCAAGTGAATGATATTGGAAGGGTCCATATTTTGCAGTTTTTAAAGCATTTAAAGGACGGTGGAAAGTCTAGTAAGACAATTGCTAGACATATTGCTTCCATTCGTTCGTTTCACCAGTTTTTGCTGCGAGAAAAAGTAGCAAACGAAGACCCATCTGTACATATTGAAACACCTCAAGTGGAACGCAAATTGCCAAACGTCTTGTCTTTATCAGAAGTGGAAAAGCTTCTTGAAACACCGAAGCGAACATCTCCAATTGGTTTCCGAGACAAGGCGATGCTCGAAGTGTTATATGCTACTGGCATCCGTGTCAGCGAGCTCATTCAATTAAATGTATCTGATGTACACCTTCTCATGGGGTTTATTCGTTGCTATGGGAAAGGAAAAAAAGAGAGGATTGTCCCGATCGGAGATAAAGCTGCAATGGCTCTTCAAGAATATATAGATAAAGGAAGAAGCAAACTCATAAAAGAAAAACATCGTACGGAAGCCTTGTTTTTAAATCACCATGGAAAGAGAATGACTAGACAAGGATTTTGGAAAAATTTAAAAAAAATTGCAAGAGAAGCTGGGATTCAAAAAGAATTGACCCCTCACACGTTGCGTCATTCTTTTGCGACTCATTTGCTTGAGAATGGTGCAGATTTACGTGCTGTACAAGAAATGCTCGGTCATGCTGATATATCAACAACTCAAATTTATACACATGTGACAAAAACGAGATTAAAGGACGTCTACAAACAATTTCATCCACGTGCATAA
- a CDS encoding glycine betaine/proline transport system permease protein (product_source=KO:K02001; cath_funfam=1.10.3720.10; cog=COG4176; ko=KO:K02001; pfam=PF00528; superfamily=161098; transmembrane_helix_parts=Outside_1_14,TMhelix_15_37,Inside_38_41,TMhelix_42_64,Outside_65_68,TMhelix_69_88,Inside_89_94,TMhelix_95_117,Outside_118_140,TMhelix_141_163,Inside_164_217,TMhelix_218_240,Outside_241_254,TMhelix_255_277,Inside_278_288): MSNLPKIPIGQWVDQTVSYLNSSFGYIFEWIAFMISTFVDFFVFVTSSVPALIFILLLAALTYVLSQKAGLTFLTLFGLLLIWNIGYWEQTLNTLALVLTSVIISIIVGIPLGIVASQSDGFSKFITPILDFMQTMPAFVYLIPSIIFFGIGVVPGIIASVIFAMPPTIRLTNLGIRQVPEYLIEAADAFGSTTKQKLLKVQLPLAASTIMAGINQCIMLALSMVVIASLVGAPGLGVDVYRAVTRIEVGKGFEAGLSIVILAIILDRLTQNLNFGIKRNAKNLPFKR, from the coding sequence ATGAGTAATTTACCAAAAATTCCGATCGGACAGTGGGTTGATCAGACTGTTTCGTATTTAAATTCTTCCTTTGGCTATATTTTTGAATGGATTGCTTTCATGATTAGTACGTTTGTTGACTTTTTCGTTTTCGTTACTTCAAGTGTTCCTGCCTTGATATTCATTTTATTATTAGCAGCCCTTACTTATGTTTTGAGTCAAAAGGCTGGATTAACCTTTCTAACCTTATTTGGTCTCTTATTGATTTGGAACATCGGCTATTGGGAGCAAACGCTGAATACATTAGCATTAGTATTAACTTCTGTTATCATTTCGATCATCGTTGGAATTCCGCTTGGCATTGTCGCTTCACAAAGTGATGGATTTTCAAAATTTATTACACCTATTTTAGATTTCATGCAGACGATGCCCGCATTCGTGTATTTAATTCCATCTATTATCTTTTTTGGCATCGGTGTTGTACCAGGCATCATCGCTTCTGTAATCTTTGCAATGCCGCCAACGATACGATTAACAAACCTTGGAATTAGACAAGTACCTGAATATTTAATCGAAGCAGCTGATGCATTTGGCTCCACAACAAAGCAAAAATTATTAAAAGTACAACTTCCTTTAGCAGCTAGCACGATCATGGCAGGTATTAACCAATGCATTATGCTTGCTTTATCGATGGTTGTCATTGCATCACTAGTCGGAGCACCAGGTCTTGGTGTGGATGTTTATCGAGCCGTTACTCGCATCGAGGTTGGAAAAGGCTTTGAAGCTGGTTTATCCATTGTCATTTTAGCGATCATTTTAGATCGGCTTACCCAAAATTTAAACTTTGGGATCAAAAGAAATGCCAAAAACCTACCGTTCAAACGGTAG
- a CDS encoding glycine betaine/proline transport system ATP-binding protein (product_source=KO:K02000; cath_funfam=3.10.580.10,3.40.50.300; cog=COG4175; ko=KO:K02000; pfam=PF00005,PF00571; smart=SM00116,SM00382; superfamily=52540,54631; tigrfam=TIGR01186), translating to MDIQIQVENVSKIFGKHPKKAMELLKQGKTKEEILQKTGMTVGVNQANFTVYKGEIFVIMGLSGSGKSTLVRMLNRLIEPTFGHVYIDGEDIVTMKDEKLRDIRRKKVSMVFQRFALFPHKTVLENTAYGLEVQGIEKKEREKKAKEALQLVGLQGYENSFPSELSGGMQQRVGLARALSNDPDLLLMDEAFSALDPLIRKDMQDELLELQESMHKTIVFITHDLDEALRIGDRIALMKDGSIVQIGTPEEIMTNPSNDYVKRFVEDVNLSKVLTAESIMTRAKTITIDRGPRVALQLMKDESISSVYVMDKKKTFIGILTADDVTKAIKAEKPIAEFIQTNLPAVQTDTVLEETFNKLMQTRFPLPVVDEKNRLKGIIKRENVIEVLAGIDQEEVKENE from the coding sequence ATGGACATTCAAATTCAAGTAGAAAATGTAAGCAAAATTTTTGGAAAACATCCGAAAAAAGCAATGGAATTATTAAAACAAGGAAAAACAAAAGAAGAAATTTTACAAAAAACAGGAATGACGGTCGGGGTTAATCAAGCCAATTTCACTGTCTATAAAGGAGAAATTTTTGTCATTATGGGGCTATCTGGAAGCGGTAAATCGACCTTAGTCCGTATGTTAAACCGATTAATTGAGCCTACATTTGGACATGTATACATTGATGGTGAAGATATTGTTACGATGAAGGACGAAAAGCTTCGTGACATTCGTCGCAAAAAGGTTAGTATGGTTTTTCAACGCTTCGCCTTATTCCCACACAAAACAGTACTAGAAAATACTGCTTATGGACTTGAAGTTCAAGGAATCGAAAAAAAAGAAAGAGAAAAAAAAGCTAAAGAGGCTTTACAATTAGTTGGTTTACAAGGATATGAAAACAGCTTTCCAAGCGAACTTAGCGGAGGTATGCAACAGCGAGTTGGCTTAGCGCGTGCTCTTTCCAATGACCCCGATCTATTATTGATGGATGAAGCATTTAGCGCACTCGATCCATTGATTCGAAAAGATATGCAGGATGAATTGCTAGAATTACAAGAAAGTATGCATAAAACAATCGTTTTTATCACACACGATCTTGATGAAGCCTTAAGAATTGGCGATCGGATTGCCTTAATGAAAGACGGTTCCATTGTGCAAATTGGAACACCTGAAGAAATTATGACAAATCCGTCAAATGATTATGTCAAGCGGTTTGTAGAGGATGTCAATTTATCTAAAGTGCTAACTGCTGAATCGATCATGACAAGAGCAAAAACGATTACAATCGATCGCGGTCCGCGTGTTGCCCTCCAGCTCATGAAAGATGAAAGCATTTCAAGCGTCTATGTGATGGATAAGAAAAAAACATTTATCGGTATTTTAACAGCTGATGATGTAACAAAAGCGATTAAAGCTGAAAAACCAATTGCTGAATTTATTCAAACAAACCTCCCTGCTGTACAAACGGATACCGTTTTAGAGGAAACATTTAATAAGTTGATGCAAACACGCTTTCCTTTACCAGTTGTCGATGAAAAGAACCGACTTAAAGGCATTATTAAAAGAGAAAATGTGATTGAAGTTTTAGCTGGTATAGATCAGGAAGAGGTGAAAGAAAATGAGTAA
- a CDS encoding glycine betaine/proline transport system substrate-binding protein (product_source=KO:K02002; cleavage_site_network=SignalP-noTM; cog=COG2113; ko=KO:K02002; pfam=PF04069; superfamily=53850), giving the protein MKKKWMFALLTIVLGLILGACQGAKEDENKGGDEKKELKFGINAWAENIAVSNMWKILLEEKGYEVELKELEKAAVWTGVAQKDIDIAPEAWLPFTDAPFWDQYKDNVVKGDAWYKGTGLGIAVPKYMENVNSLEDLNKWKEELNGKIYGIEPGTSLMNLSEKMLEEYQLEYELVPSSEAAMLSQLKESMNNEKPIAITMWNPHWAFSAFDIKYLEDPKEVYGKPDDIFYLTRKGFEEDFPKVKEWFDNWDMNDDQLGSLMKLIEDAGDPVGGAKQWIEENRDLVDSWMTE; this is encoded by the coding sequence ATGAAAAAGAAATGGATGTTTGCACTACTCACAATTGTTTTAGGCCTTATTTTAGGAGCTTGTCAAGGTGCCAAAGAAGATGAAAATAAAGGGGGAGACGAGAAAAAAGAACTGAAATTTGGAATTAATGCTTGGGCAGAAAATATTGCGGTTTCAAACATGTGGAAAATTTTATTAGAGGAGAAAGGATATGAAGTGGAGTTAAAAGAACTTGAAAAAGCGGCTGTGTGGACTGGAGTTGCGCAGAAAGATATTGATATAGCCCCAGAAGCCTGGCTTCCATTTACAGATGCTCCATTTTGGGATCAGTATAAGGATAACGTTGTCAAAGGAGATGCATGGTACAAAGGTACTGGTTTAGGTATAGCTGTGCCAAAATATATGGAAAACGTGAATTCATTAGAAGATTTAAATAAATGGAAAGAGGAATTGAATGGAAAAATCTATGGTATAGAACCAGGAACTAGCTTAATGAATTTATCGGAAAAAATGTTAGAAGAATATCAACTAGAATATGAGCTTGTTCCATCATCGGAAGCAGCTATGCTTAGCCAATTAAAGGAATCAATGAACAATGAAAAACCTATTGCTATCACAATGTGGAATCCACATTGGGCTTTTTCAGCCTTTGATATAAAATATTTAGAGGATCCGAAAGAAGTTTATGGAAAACCAGATGATATTTTTTATTTGACAAGAAAAGGATTTGAAGAAGACTTTCCGAAAGTAAAAGAATGGTTTGACAATTGGGATATGAATGATGACCAGCTTGGGTCGCTGATGAAATTGATTGAGGATGCAGGAGATCCAGTGGGAGGTGCAAAACAATGGATTGAGGAAAATCGCGATCTTGTCGATAGCTGGATGACTGAATAA